In Thermococcus stetteri, the following proteins share a genomic window:
- a CDS encoding signal peptidase I, with the protein MEEWKKDLAWVILTIIIVAGIHSGLRIALHTGSPLVIVVSGSMEPVFYRGDVVLLKGVTDPSQVALNDVIVYDRPGYPYPIIHRVRYISTVKLNGREETCFVTWGDNNPIPDPPYPTPQGPLEVRMPNGMIAGCVPSYAVEAKAELVFPKIGLIPLWIREKIGL; encoded by the coding sequence ATGGAAGAGTGGAAAAAAGACCTCGCGTGGGTCATTTTAACTATCATCATAGTAGCGGGCATACACTCAGGCCTTAGGATTGCCCTCCACACTGGTTCGCCCCTAGTCATAGTCGTCAGCGGCTCCATGGAGCCGGTCTTCTACCGCGGAGACGTTGTTCTTCTGAAGGGGGTCACAGACCCGTCGCAGGTTGCCCTAAACGACGTTATAGTCTACGACCGTCCAGGTTATCCGTATCCCATAATTCACCGCGTCAGGTACATCTCCACCGTTAAACTCAACGGAAGAGAGGAGACGTGCTTTGTTACTTGGGGAGACAACAACCCCATCCCGGATCCACCCTACCCCACGCCTCAGGGACCCCTTGAGGTCAGAATGCCCAACGGTATGATAGCCGGCTGCGTTCCAAGCTACGCCGTCGAGGCCAAGGCCGAGCTTGTGTTCCCAAAGATAGGCCTAATCCCCCTGTGGATAAGGGAGAAGATAGGGCTCTAG
- a CDS encoding DUF257 family protein, whose product MNFSSYLERIKPGETVLIEHTSISPHPLLFYEIGSSVGWDNLLVIDILDSTLPILRRLRLSGREVPENEIARIKAGGTSLWGKLVIEVNPHKDPGIFMSRFVSNVLNYYRRHKNVTTIIVNPERIIPLQDNRPSFVLYLTNVAAEFLGNTDRKTFYFVNYELAHRGYLALLEEIFTRVLRVEDGSVEILKSLNLEEEGTRLQLE is encoded by the coding sequence TTGAACTTCAGTAGTTATCTGGAGAGAATAAAACCAGGGGAAACCGTTCTCATTGAGCATACCTCAATCTCACCCCACCCTCTGCTCTTCTACGAAATCGGGAGTAGCGTTGGATGGGACAACCTCCTTGTTATAGACATCCTAGACTCAACACTTCCAATATTAAGGCGGCTGAGACTTTCTGGGAGAGAGGTTCCGGAGAATGAGATAGCACGGATAAAAGCCGGCGGTACCTCCCTCTGGGGGAAGCTGGTGATTGAGGTTAACCCCCACAAAGACCCCGGGATTTTCATGAGCAGGTTCGTTTCAAACGTTTTGAACTACTACCGCAGACACAAAAACGTGACGACGATAATAGTGAACCCCGAAAGGATCATCCCCCTTCAGGACAACAGGCCCTCTTTCGTCCTCTACCTTACGAATGTGGCCGCTGAATTCTTGGGCAACACTGACAGAAAGACGTTCTACTTCGTGAACTATGAGCTAGCCCACAGGGGCTACCTTGCTCTGCTTGAGGAGATCTTTACGCGCGTCTTAAGGGTAGAGGATGGTTCAGTTGAAATACTGAAGTCGCTGAACCTCGAAGAGGAAGGAACGAGACTCCAGCTTGAATAG
- a CDS encoding RAD55 family ATPase — MITGRVERISTGIEGFDPLIEGGLVKSKSYLITGPPGSGKTTFGIQFLVEGAKRGEKVVYISLIQDPEEVIKDYERFDPSVWNYVQKGNLILYDLGKEVWGPTAKPPQWSSIMVRIKDLVRESNINRLVIDPLTAIDFPTSDPAEKRAELATFLRTMSALGITSLLIAELTDLDRYSEEHYLVDGVIMLHYYLEGNDMARAIQVLKMRRTRHETKMYRLEFGPKGLVVRGPVL, encoded by the coding sequence ATGATCACCGGAAGGGTTGAAAGAATCTCAACTGGCATCGAGGGGTTCGACCCCCTAATAGAGGGTGGCTTGGTTAAGTCAAAATCATACCTCATCACCGGCCCGCCCGGAAGCGGAAAAACAACGTTCGGGATCCAGTTCCTTGTGGAAGGCGCCAAAAGAGGCGAGAAAGTAGTGTACATCTCCCTTATTCAAGACCCGGAAGAGGTGATAAAAGACTACGAACGCTTTGACCCTTCAGTCTGGAACTACGTCCAAAAGGGCAACCTGATACTGTACGACCTGGGGAAGGAGGTTTGGGGCCCGACTGCAAAGCCGCCCCAGTGGAGCAGTATCATGGTGAGAATAAAGGATCTCGTCAGGGAGAGCAACATAAACCGCCTCGTGATAGACCCCCTTACGGCCATAGACTTCCCGACTTCTGACCCAGCCGAGAAGAGGGCAGAGCTTGCCACCTTCCTGAGGACAATGAGCGCCCTTGGGATAACAAGCCTTCTCATAGCCGAGCTGACCGACTTGGACAGGTACAGCGAGGAGCACTATCTCGTCGATGGCGTCATAATGCTCCACTATTACTTGGAGGGCAACGACATGGCGAGGGCTATCCAGGTTCTCAAGATGCGCAGGACAAGGCACGAGACCAAGATGTACCGTCTCGAGTTCGGACCAAAGGGCCTCGTTGTCAGGGGGCCGGTCCTATGA
- a CDS encoding dipeptidase translates to MIFDAHSDLPTFVYDERRKGLTRVLEQNYDRFFGDLIASRVMAIWTRPERRKDATTYGLEVLNALLKDIDESDSFELVRNVDEMRKTIEEGRVALWLGLEGGEPIGESLELLEVFHRLGLRVLTLTWSLRNAIGDGVFERTNGGLTRFGVEVVGKAEELGIVIDLSHINEAGFWDTLDVTSFPVIASHSNARALCDNPRNLTDEQLKAIAERDGVVGAVAIPSFVDWEMPTIEKYVEHIAYMVDLIGHEHVGLGFDFVYYLKEWSGKRVEGFENESKIPELLSLLRERFSEREVEAIAFKNFERVFERVT, encoded by the coding sequence ATGATATTTGACGCCCATTCTGATCTGCCGACGTTCGTTTACGATGAGAGGAGGAAGGGCCTAACAAGGGTTCTTGAGCAGAACTACGATCGCTTCTTTGGTGATTTGATAGCTTCAAGGGTTATGGCCATCTGGACGCGGCCCGAAAGGAGAAAAGACGCGACCACCTACGGGCTCGAGGTGTTGAACGCCCTACTCAAGGACATTGACGAAAGCGACAGCTTTGAGCTTGTGAGGAACGTTGATGAAATGAGAAAGACGATCGAGGAAGGCAGGGTTGCCCTGTGGCTCGGTCTCGAGGGAGGTGAACCAATCGGCGAGAGCCTGGAGCTCCTCGAGGTCTTCCACCGCCTCGGTCTTCGAGTCCTGACCCTGACCTGGAGCCTCAGGAACGCCATCGGCGACGGCGTCTTTGAGAGGACTAATGGCGGCCTGACAAGGTTCGGCGTTGAAGTGGTCGGAAAGGCTGAGGAGCTCGGGATAGTCATTGACCTCAGCCACATAAACGAAGCTGGATTCTGGGACACCCTCGATGTTACCTCTTTCCCAGTGATTGCGTCCCACTCGAACGCGAGGGCGCTCTGCGACAATCCAAGAAACCTGACCGACGAGCAGCTGAAGGCAATAGCAGAGAGGGATGGAGTTGTTGGAGCCGTTGCGATTCCCTCCTTCGTGGACTGGGAAATGCCAACGATTGAAAAGTACGTTGAGCACATAGCTTATATGGTCGACCTCATAGGCCATGAGCACGTGGGCCTCGGCTTCGACTTCGTGTACTACCTTAAGGAATGGAGCGGGAAGAGAGTTGAGGGCTTTGAGAACGAGTCGAAGATTCCGGAACTGCTAAGTTTACTCCGCGAGAGGTTCAGCGAGAGGGAGGTTGAGGCGATAGCCTTCAAGAACTTTGAGAGGGTATTCGAGAGGGTTACCTAA
- a CDS encoding DUF531 family protein, with the protein MITIALYNTYDPKRLHEAHVRAIARAAPIAYAYGFHLALVGFPLEGKPLEIAEDISEHTTIGEGGRYLLELAKSNKFHILEFPKRGFPPQFGVPVATTRKPLPEKEITPLDVAREALSGKSFLLLIGLGRHGLPGEIFKIARYHMDVTGGRVSLETCTAIGAIGARIATYMEALKWKSGKKTSRGSF; encoded by the coding sequence ATGATAACCATAGCGTTGTACAACACTTACGACCCAAAACGCCTGCATGAGGCCCACGTGAGGGCAATAGCCAGAGCCGCGCCCATAGCCTACGCCTACGGTTTTCATCTTGCCCTGGTCGGTTTCCCTCTTGAAGGAAAGCCCCTGGAGATAGCAGAGGACATCAGCGAACATACAACGATCGGAGAAGGGGGGAGGTACCTTTTGGAACTCGCCAAATCAAATAAGTTTCATATATTGGAGTTTCCCAAAAGGGGGTTTCCTCCCCAGTTTGGAGTCCCCGTCGCGACGACGAGGAAGCCCCTGCCGGAGAAGGAGATAACCCCCCTTGATGTTGCGAGGGAGGCCCTTTCAGGCAAGAGCTTTCTTCTCCTCATAGGGCTCGGGAGGCATGGCCTTCCAGGAGAAATCTTTAAGATTGCAAGGTACCACATGGACGTAACGGGAGGGAGAGTGAGCCTCGAAACATGCACCGCGATAGGTGCTATTGGCGCTAGGATAGCAACCTACATGGAGGCGCTAAAATGGAAGAGTGGAAAAAAGACCTCGCGTGGGTCATTTTAA
- a CDS encoding DUF257 family protein: protein MLQEILKALEVGGGLVLVEYSSLDHPELVFADILNTWREKGIKPLVVDIGNTLHVFTAKLKMIGVSVKVNDLPVIKELGNARVGNIIGEVHEVEDFDYHMAKYAQIAKKVPEESRKHTIVLGMERFSFTFMDNPPKLERYFEKINRRYLKYTDVKDVIFLNTSVASEYLTKSLEQDYDYVLRLKGTALTVVKTPGGEVVELQ from the coding sequence ATGCTCCAGGAAATACTGAAGGCCCTTGAAGTGGGTGGTGGGCTTGTTTTAGTTGAATACTCTTCCCTCGACCATCCAGAACTGGTGTTCGCTGACATCCTCAACACCTGGAGGGAAAAAGGGATAAAACCCCTCGTCGTGGATATTGGCAACACGCTCCACGTCTTCACGGCCAAGTTGAAAATGATTGGGGTAAGTGTAAAAGTTAACGACCTGCCCGTCATTAAGGAACTGGGAAACGCACGCGTGGGCAACATCATAGGGGAAGTTCATGAGGTTGAGGACTTCGATTACCACATGGCAAAATACGCCCAGATAGCCAAGAAAGTACCTGAGGAGAGCAGGAAGCACACGATAGTCCTTGGGATGGAGAGGTTTTCTTTTACGTTCATGGACAACCCGCCAAAGCTTGAGAGGTATTTTGAGAAAATAAACAGGAGATACTTGAAGTACACCGATGTGAAGGACGTTATATTCCTGAACACCTCCGTGGCGAGTGAATACCTAACGAAGAGTCTTGAACAGGACTACGACTACGTTCTCCGGCTGAAGGGGACAGCCCTCACTGTTGTAAAAACTCCTGGGGGTGAAGTAGTTGAACTTCAGTAG
- a CDS encoding class I SAM-dependent methyltransferase, translating to MEEIYYITFREARMLLASRGKVKLNLDLRKTNRTWEVEIREEGAVFPDGTLVERDVLEKIAKDDGTVYFVSNGGVYKAAIAGKSGFYKLVPTIPPTIEINGIRMHRTKEVNPLQDTRNKVNTVMPKEGETVLDTCMGLGYTAIEASKRGAYVITIEKDPNVIEIARINPWSREMFTGGKVQVIQGDAFEVIKKFNDGSFDVVIHDPPRFSLAGELYSEEFYRELFRILRPGGRLFHYVGNPGKKYRRKDLQKGVMERLRRAGFVGVRRVEEALGVVARKPEKAGKAGQRD from the coding sequence ATGGAGGAGATTTACTACATCACGTTCAGGGAAGCTAGAATGCTCCTCGCTTCAAGGGGGAAGGTTAAACTTAACCTCGACCTCCGGAAGACGAACAGGACATGGGAAGTCGAGATACGGGAAGAGGGAGCGGTTTTTCCTGACGGCACCCTCGTTGAGAGGGATGTCCTTGAAAAGATCGCTAAGGATGACGGAACCGTATACTTCGTTTCTAATGGGGGAGTATACAAAGCGGCCATAGCCGGTAAATCTGGCTTCTACAAGCTCGTCCCAACGATCCCCCCAACGATAGAGATAAACGGAATCAGGATGCACAGGACGAAGGAAGTTAACCCCCTCCAGGATACGAGAAACAAAGTAAACACCGTGATGCCGAAGGAAGGTGAAACGGTTCTCGACACCTGCATGGGGTTAGGATACACAGCCATAGAGGCCTCTAAGCGGGGAGCCTACGTAATCACCATCGAAAAAGACCCTAACGTCATTGAGATAGCACGGATAAACCCATGGAGCAGGGAGATGTTCACCGGTGGGAAAGTCCAGGTAATTCAGGGGGATGCCTTTGAGGTCATTAAAAAGTTCAACGACGGGAGCTTTGACGTGGTCATCCATGATCCTCCACGCTTCTCCCTGGCCGGAGAACTCTACTCGGAGGAGTTCTACAGGGAGCTCTTCAGGATCCTGAGGCCTGGAGGGAGGCTCTTCCACTACGTCGGCAACCCCGGAAAAAAGTACAGGAGGAAGGATCTCCAGAAGGGTGTTATGGAGAGACTGAGGAGAGCGGGCTTTGTCGGCGTTAGAAGGGTCGAGGAAGCTCTTGGAGTAGTTGCGAGAAAGCCAGAAAAGGCGGGAAAAGCGGGCCAGCGGGATTAG